Proteins encoded within one genomic window of Pongo pygmaeus isolate AG05252 chromosome 4, NHGRI_mPonPyg2-v2.0_pri, whole genome shotgun sequence:
- the LOC129036997 gene encoding cAMP-regulated phosphoprotein 19-like — MSAEVLEAASAEEQKEKEDKVTSPDKAEEAKLKARYPHLGQKPGGSDFLRKRLQKGQKYFDSGDYNMAKVKMKSKQLPTAAPDKTEVTGDHIPTPQDLPQRKPSLVASKLAG; from the coding sequence ATGTCTGCAGAAGTCCTGGAGGCAGCCTCTGCGGAGgagcagaaggaaaaggaagataaaGTGACTAGTCCAGATAAAGCTGAAGaagcaaaattaaaagcaagataTCCTCATCTGGGACAAAAGCCTGGAGGTTCAGATTTCTTAAGGAAGCGATTGCAGAAAGggcaaaaatattttgattctgGGGATTACAACATGGCTAAAGTAAAAATGAAGAGCAAGCAACTTCCTACTGCAGCTCCGGATAAGACAGAGGTCACGGGTGACCACATTCCTACTCCACAGGACCTTCCTCAACGGAAACCATCCCTTGTTGCTAGCAAGCTGGCTGGCTGA